The following are encoded in a window of Leptolyngbya sp. CCY15150 genomic DNA:
- a CDS encoding pre-16S rRNA-processing nuclease YqgF, with amino-acid sequence MGSAPLTPPPQQPVILGFDPGRQKCGVAVMALDRRLLFQQVVSAEQAIATIDTLQQQFPISLMVMGNQTSAKQWKQKVVDELPTSLRVVMVDERYSTLQARDRYWDMYPPKGIRRLLPQKLRSIPRPIDDIVAILLIERYFDHLTDPPS; translated from the coding sequence ATGGGTTCTGCACCTTTAACTCCCCCCCCGCAGCAGCCGGTGATTTTGGGCTTTGATCCGGGGCGACAAAAATGTGGCGTCGCGGTCATGGCGCTAGATCGTCGGCTGCTGTTTCAACAAGTCGTGAGTGCGGAACAGGCGATCGCCACCATCGACACCCTACAACAGCAGTTTCCCATTTCTTTGATGGTGATGGGCAATCAAACCTCCGCCAAGCAATGGAAACAGAAGGTGGTGGACGAACTGCCTACGTCTTTGCGCGTGGTGATGGTGGATGAGCGCTACAGCACTCTCCAGGCCCGCGATCGCTACTGGGATATGTATCCACCCAAGGGTATCCGTCGATTATTGCCCCAAAAGCTGCGATCGATTCCACGCCCCATTGATGATATCGTCGCTATTTTACTCATCGAGCGCTATTTCGATCATCTCACCGATCCACCCTCGTAA
- a CDS encoding 4'-phosphopantetheinyl transferase superfamily protein yields MIYDVASLLNLSPEMLPGLQPNHALVWWIDRRRLTLPAEMVQTLLSVEEQQRGDRFKFPADRDRYRTSRAILRLLLSHYLSCPPDHIPFHYSPTGKPSLPLSYHPMGLQFNLSHAGPMSLYGVMMPNRIGVDLEPQRHVSQLHSIIKTQFSPKIAAKFRQLAPDDAPAYFFRLWTVTEAYLKATGQGLAGLATVNLWENAIAPFGSLTPVTGLPQPWSTLLFEMPESTVGAIALEGKVTKVTICNN; encoded by the coding sequence ATGATCTATGACGTTGCCTCGCTGTTGAACCTGTCGCCGGAGATGCTGCCGGGGCTGCAGCCCAACCATGCCCTAGTTTGGTGGATCGATCGCCGTCGGCTGACCCTCCCCGCCGAGATGGTTCAGACCCTCCTCAGTGTTGAAGAACAGCAGCGGGGCGATCGCTTCAAGTTTCCCGCCGATCGCGATCGCTACCGCACCAGTCGCGCTATTCTGCGGCTGCTGTTGTCCCACTACCTGTCCTGTCCACCCGATCACATTCCATTCCACTACAGCCCCACCGGCAAACCTAGCTTGCCGCTCTCCTACCATCCCATGGGCCTACAGTTCAATCTCTCCCACGCTGGCCCCATGAGTCTCTATGGGGTGATGATGCCCAACCGCATTGGGGTTGATCTAGAACCACAGCGCCACGTTTCTCAACTGCACAGCATCATTAAAACTCAATTTTCACCCAAGATTGCCGCTAAATTTCGCCAACTTGCTCCAGATGACGCCCCAGCCTACTTTTTCCGCCTATGGACTGTCACCGAAGCCTACTTAAAGGCGACGGGGCAAGGGTTAGCCGGCCTAGCAACGGTAAATCTCTGGGAGAATGCGATCGCTCCCTTTGGGTCTCTCACGCCGGTGACTGGCTTGCCCCAACCTTGGTCTACGCTGCTGTTTGAAATGCCAGAGTCTACGGTGGGAGCGATCGCCCTTGAGGGCAAGGTCACCAAGGTTACCATCTGTAACAATTGA
- a CDS encoding HAD-IIIC family phosphatase: MQSTQTPVSTTTRLQYTVAVAATFTAEPLEESLAFWIDKLALPASVEFTPYNQVFQQLLNPTSLMADNQTGVNVVLLRFEDWWRFNQSSDEMSDADRLADVQRNAQDLIQAFQTALGQSSSAYILGICPSSPAIQEHPDWAIAFQAIEDQIEAELGSASNFHLLRSPDFERYGSTSVYDPERDRLGHIPFTPDFFATLGTTLARRIYAIKRSPYKVIVLDCDNTIWKGIVGEDGVDGIQVTDAFQTLQRFMIEQQEAGMVLCLCSKNNEADVMEVFEQRTDMPLKLDHLVSWRVNWLPKSGNIQSLAEDLNLGLDSFIFIDDNPVECAEVRLNCPEVLSLQLPKNETDIPAFLEHVWAFDHLRVTEEDRKRTALYQQNVARSRLEKEAPSLEVFLASLDLSTTMTAPTAEQQSRVAQLTQRTNQFNCTTRRRSEADVQQLAAQGLNCRAVEVSDRFGDYGLVGVMIFGPRSGALEVDTFLLSCRVLGRGVEYQMLSELGKIAQRQGLSTVRLLFIPSKKNQPALSFLERCGAEFQQTTDEGFCFEFPTDYAANLTYNPTNDRSDTASSKPKSPSSQSQGSPSERLQMIATELRSPTQVLQHIRRQGKGDRPDLGYTAVAPNTETETILVDLWSDLLNLKTVGITDDYFDLGGTSLLAVEVVVQIEQRFGERLPLTTLLERPTIQKLAQRLDHREAQTGEPTSLILLQSGDASPPLFLIHDGDGETLLYRNLAKRLAPRPVYGIQPLSRPGFPILHTRIQDMAAYYIQQIRQVQPEGPYLLGGMCAGGVLSFEIACQLEAQGQTVALVALMDAAYIHAQEKVGRIASQRLNRFTQALEEESRRPLHERLLGIAVKVVTKASNLVRYETQSRIQKASDRLQFKLMRFYLDRQAPLPKFLKGLPVRTVYLLSAEEYKPKKLYQGELLLLRATTGEGDNEPHICRFVDNLLGWGDLTAQDVKVYDVAGGHASMLQEPAVEDMTQRIHSYIEQTLQQT; this comes from the coding sequence ATGCAGTCCACTCAAACTCCAGTCTCCACCACCACTCGTCTTCAGTACACAGTTGCTGTCGCGGCAACGTTTACAGCCGAGCCGTTAGAGGAATCATTAGCGTTTTGGATAGACAAGCTGGCCTTGCCAGCATCAGTAGAGTTTACACCCTATAACCAAGTCTTTCAGCAGTTACTCAACCCCACGAGTTTGATGGCGGACAATCAAACAGGGGTGAATGTGGTGCTGCTGCGCTTTGAAGACTGGTGGCGCTTTAACCAATCATCGGACGAGATGAGCGATGCGGATCGCCTAGCCGATGTGCAGCGCAATGCCCAGGACTTGATCCAGGCGTTTCAGACTGCTCTAGGGCAGTCTTCCTCCGCCTATATTCTGGGTATTTGTCCCTCGTCACCCGCGATCCAAGAGCATCCAGACTGGGCGATCGCGTTTCAAGCCATTGAAGATCAGATTGAAGCAGAACTCGGTAGTGCCAGCAACTTCCACCTGCTGCGATCGCCCGACTTTGAGCGCTATGGATCGACGTCGGTTTATGACCCTGAGCGCGATCGCCTCGGACATATTCCGTTCACGCCCGACTTTTTTGCCACCCTCGGCACCACCCTCGCTCGGCGCATCTATGCCATTAAGCGATCGCCCTATAAGGTCATTGTGCTGGACTGCGACAACACCATCTGGAAGGGGATTGTGGGCGAAGATGGCGTAGATGGCATTCAGGTGACCGATGCTTTTCAGACCCTGCAGCGGTTCATGATTGAGCAGCAGGAAGCAGGGATGGTGCTATGTCTCTGCAGCAAAAACAATGAAGCCGATGTGATGGAGGTGTTTGAGCAGCGCACAGACATGCCGCTCAAGCTAGATCACCTGGTCAGTTGGCGGGTGAATTGGCTGCCGAAGTCGGGGAATATTCAATCCTTGGCGGAGGATCTCAATCTCGGTCTCGATAGCTTTATTTTTATAGACGATAACCCGGTGGAATGTGCGGAGGTGCGGCTCAACTGTCCGGAGGTTTTGTCCCTACAATTACCGAAGAATGAAACAGACATCCCGGCATTCCTAGAGCATGTCTGGGCCTTTGACCACTTACGGGTGACCGAGGAAGACCGCAAGCGCACGGCGCTCTATCAACAAAACGTGGCGCGATCGCGCTTAGAAAAAGAAGCTCCCTCCCTTGAGGTGTTTCTCGCCAGTTTAGACTTGTCCACCACCATGACAGCTCCAACGGCGGAGCAACAGTCGCGGGTGGCCCAGCTCACCCAGCGCACCAATCAGTTTAACTGCACCACCCGCCGCCGCTCTGAGGCCGATGTGCAGCAACTGGCTGCCCAAGGTCTGAACTGTCGCGCCGTTGAAGTGAGCGATCGCTTTGGGGACTATGGTCTGGTGGGAGTGATGATTTTTGGCCCTCGCAGCGGAGCCCTAGAGGTCGATACCTTTTTGCTCAGTTGCCGAGTGCTGGGCCGTGGCGTGGAATATCAAATGCTGAGTGAACTAGGGAAAATAGCCCAGCGGCAAGGGCTATCCACGGTGCGTTTGTTATTTATTCCTTCAAAGAAAAATCAACCGGCCCTCAGCTTCCTAGAGCGCTGTGGTGCAGAGTTTCAGCAGACTACCGATGAGGGGTTTTGCTTTGAGTTTCCCACGGATTATGCGGCAAATCTTACCTACAATCCAACCAACGATCGCTCTGATACAGCCTCGTCTAAACCCAAATCTCCATCATCCCAATCCCAGGGCAGTCCATCTGAACGGTTGCAGATGATTGCTACCGAGCTGCGATCGCCCACCCAGGTGCTGCAGCACATTCGCCGCCAAGGCAAAGGCGATCGCCCAGACCTAGGGTATACCGCCGTTGCGCCGAACACTGAGACCGAGACGATTTTGGTAGACCTCTGGTCAGATCTGCTCAATCTCAAAACCGTGGGCATCACGGACGACTATTTTGATCTAGGGGGAACGTCCTTGCTCGCTGTTGAGGTGGTGGTGCAGATCGAGCAGCGGTTTGGGGAGCGTCTGCCGCTGACCACCCTGCTAGAGCGGCCTACCATTCAAAAGCTGGCCCAGCGTCTCGACCACCGTGAGGCACAAACCGGCGAGCCAACCTCCCTGATCCTCTTGCAGTCTGGAGATGCCAGCCCACCGCTGTTTCTCATCCATGATGGCGACGGTGAAACCTTGCTCTATCGAAATTTAGCCAAACGCCTAGCCCCCCGCCCGGTCTATGGCATTCAGCCGCTCAGCCGTCCTGGTTTTCCCATTTTGCATACGCGCATTCAAGACATGGCTGCCTACTATATCCAGCAAATCCGTCAGGTGCAGCCAGAAGGTCCCTATTTGCTCGGGGGGATGTGTGCCGGTGGCGTTCTGTCGTTTGAAATAGCCTGTCAGCTTGAAGCCCAGGGGCAAACCGTTGCCTTGGTTGCCTTGATGGATGCTGCCTACATCCATGCTCAAGAAAAGGTGGGACGCATTGCCAGCCAGCGGCTCAATCGGTTCACCCAGGCCCTAGAGGAGGAGAGCCGCCGACCGCTCCATGAACGTCTCCTAGGCATTGCGGTGAAAGTTGTGACCAAGGCCTCTAACTTGGTGCGCTACGAAACCCAATCTCGGATCCAGAAGGCCAGCGATCGCCTCCAGTTTAAGCTGATGCGCTTTTACCTCGATCGCCAAGCGCCGCTGCCCAAATTCCTCAAGGGATTGCCGGTGCGCACGGTCTACCTGTTGTCTGCCGAGGAGTATAAGCCCAAGAAACTCTATCAGGGAGAACTGCTGCTGCTGCGAGCCACCACGGGCGAGGGCGATAATGAACCCCATATTTGTAGATTTGTGGATAATCTGCTGGGATGGGGCGATCTGACTGCCCAGGACGTGAAGGTCTATGATGTGGCTGGTGGTCATGCCAGTATGCTGCAAGAACCCGCTGTTGAAGACATGACGCAGCGTATCCACAGCTATATTGAACAGACCTTACAGCAGACCTGA
- a CDS encoding glycosyltransferase family 2 protein, producing the protein MTISDSLAVNDPSVLVVIVNYRTSRLVVDGLRSLVEEVQTHPSIRVAVVDNESGDDSVEYLQAAIAENQWDSWATLIPSGHNGGYAYGNNIAVRPALQSSDPPDYFLLLNPDTAARPGAIWALVEFMEQHEKVGICGSGLENADGSPWPIAFRFPSLLSELDSGLRIGLVSKLLNRWVVPREMSNEEAQVDWLPGASMMVRRQVFEEIGLMDEGYFLYYEETDFCLQARRAGWLCWYVPQSRVMHIAGQSTGVTVRTDRPKRLPTYWFDSRRRYFVKNHGWLYAAATDIVWLKAFMLWRLRRVVQRKPDPDPPHLLSDFFQNSTIMNSLRGLGKPAAKVGEPVKDPG; encoded by the coding sequence ATGACCATAAGTGATTCCCTTGCAGTAAACGACCCGTCGGTCTTAGTGGTGATCGTCAACTATCGCACGTCGCGGTTAGTGGTAGATGGATTGCGATCGCTGGTTGAGGAGGTGCAAACCCATCCCAGTATCCGGGTGGCGGTGGTGGATAATGAGTCGGGCGATGATTCGGTGGAGTATCTGCAGGCAGCGATCGCGGAGAATCAGTGGGACTCTTGGGCCACGCTGATTCCCTCAGGGCATAACGGTGGCTATGCCTATGGCAACAACATCGCGGTACGTCCAGCGCTACAATCCTCTGATCCACCGGATTACTTCCTGTTGCTCAACCCCGATACCGCCGCCCGCCCCGGTGCCATCTGGGCCCTCGTGGAGTTTATGGAGCAGCATGAAAAGGTGGGCATCTGCGGCAGTGGTTTAGAAAATGCCGATGGATCGCCTTGGCCCATCGCCTTCCGGTTTCCCTCGTTGCTGAGTGAGCTAGATTCTGGGCTACGGATTGGCTTGGTCAGCAAACTGTTGAACCGCTGGGTCGTACCTCGGGAAATGAGCAACGAAGAGGCTCAAGTGGATTGGCTACCCGGAGCCAGCATGATGGTGCGCCGCCAGGTCTTTGAAGAGATCGGGCTGATGGACGAGGGCTATTTTCTGTATTACGAAGAAACCGATTTTTGCCTGCAGGCGCGGCGGGCCGGTTGGCTTTGTTGGTATGTGCCCCAAAGTCGGGTGATGCACATAGCCGGACAAAGTACCGGCGTCACGGTGCGCACCGATCGCCCCAAACGCCTGCCCACCTACTGGTTTGATTCACGGCGACGCTACTTCGTGAAAAACCACGGCTGGCTCTATGCAGCAGCCACCGATATTGTCTGGCTGAAGGCCTTTATGCTGTGGCGACTGCGGCGGGTGGTGCAGCGCAAGCCCGATCCCGATCCCCCGCATCTCCTCAGCGACTTTTTCCAAAACAGCACCATTATGAACAGTTTGCGCGGGTTGGGTAAGCCAGCAGCTAAGGTCGGTGAACCGGTCAAAGATCCGGGATAG
- a CDS encoding ATP-binding protein produces the protein MITPVRRTFNQFCQRCRRPSLRIVLIVPFVVQIVAAVGITGYLYFYNSQQVVDSLVQDLLGEINEQVQGKLENYLSVPHTVNRINADILSQELIDLDDLSAIEDYLLERRRQFDDLIFIAVALRNGNYLGIGDRQGSGLTLGIIDQEIGRQTRLWQITPTGDRLQELDSLPDFDPRERSWYRVAVEAGGSFWAEPFFAYDTGDLLLSASERIYDQEGNFVGVVTATLSLEQISNFLSELTIGKTGQAFIVDRQGRLIASSMESGVEESDTERLEAIASSDPMTREVARYIESELGEFSTIRHSSTLTPRINNQVLSVQVHPFQDSSGLDWRVIIVVPRSDFTQVMLDNNRTIVLFCVLALVIAIAIGIRTTRWLVAPVSQLVRAATSLSQGDWSQEVDTQRTDEIGVLAQAFDEMRSQLKQAQKDLEQKIAERTQALQESEEKFSKAFRLSPEPLAIVAYESGQILDVNDSFLTLSGYIREEVIGKTGIELNLWACPQDLETAICYIEAQGTVRNMEIQYRIKSGTLRTVLFSAEVIELNREPCVLCVLSDITELKQVEAVLQEAKTAAESANKAKSTFLANMSHELRTPLNAILGFTQLMQRNSAYAAATPELTIISRSGEHLLALINDILDMSKIEAGQTTLDLATFDLAALLKTLEGMLRLRAKSKGLLLTFQNYTSKPYYLIGDEQKLRQVLINLLGNAIKFTDRGSVTLEVIPQEPPTPSDYPSEHHVLLQFTISDTGSGIAEEDVARLFDPFVQTTAGRRSHQGTGLGLAISQTFVQLMGGTIQVHSVVGQGSQFQFCIPIQRATAADIQATQPPRQVVGLAPNQPRYRMLIVDEVPENRLLLRALLEPIGFEIIEAHHGQAAIAQWQTYAPHLIWMDMRMPVMDGYEATRLIKSTPEGKDTIIIALTASALSQDREKILGIGCDDFIRKPFREAEIWEAIAHHLGVVYVYADQRSSGRDSANSTTSQQVAADDLRIMPQAWIERLHAAAISGDDVLALQLVQAIPADQQRLAIALTELIQTFRLDTLSDLTQDIAASPDRGEQR, from the coding sequence ATGATCACTCCAGTTCGTCGAACGTTTAATCAATTCTGTCAACGATGTAGGCGTCCATCCCTGCGGATTGTGCTGATCGTTCCATTTGTGGTACAAATCGTTGCAGCGGTGGGCATTACTGGATATTTATATTTCTACAACAGCCAGCAAGTTGTTGATAGCCTCGTGCAAGATCTGTTAGGAGAAATCAACGAGCAGGTTCAGGGAAAACTAGAAAATTATTTATCCGTCCCCCATACAGTCAACCGCATCAATGCTGATATCCTATCTCAGGAATTGATTGATTTAGACGATTTATCAGCGATTGAAGACTATTTATTAGAGCGCCGTCGCCAATTTGACGATCTCATTTTTATAGCTGTGGCGCTGCGAAACGGTAATTATCTTGGTATTGGCGATCGCCAAGGCTCAGGGCTAACTCTAGGTATCATTGATCAAGAGATAGGCAGGCAAACTAGACTTTGGCAGATTACTCCTACAGGCGATCGCTTACAGGAACTTGATTCATTGCCAGATTTTGATCCTAGAGAACGTAGCTGGTATCGTGTCGCCGTAGAAGCTGGAGGTTCCTTCTGGGCCGAACCTTTTTTTGCCTATGATACTGGAGACTTGCTGCTATCAGCGTCAGAGCGGATCTATGATCAAGAGGGTAACTTTGTGGGAGTTGTGACGGCAACTCTGAGCCTAGAACAGATTAGTAATTTTTTGTCTGAATTAACGATTGGTAAAACAGGTCAGGCGTTCATCGTAGATCGCCAAGGACGGTTGATTGCTAGCTCGATGGAATCGGGGGTCGAAGAGTCAGATACGGAACGATTAGAAGCGATCGCTAGTTCTGATCCCATGACCCGCGAGGTTGCGCGCTACATTGAGTCAGAGCTGGGTGAATTTTCTACCATTCGCCATAGCTCCACCCTCACACCTCGCATCAATAACCAAGTTTTATCTGTTCAGGTTCATCCCTTCCAAGACAGCAGTGGATTAGACTGGCGGGTGATTATTGTGGTGCCTCGGTCAGATTTTACCCAGGTTATGCTGGATAATAACCGCACTATCGTACTTTTTTGTGTATTAGCACTTGTGATCGCGATCGCCATTGGTATTCGCACGACGCGCTGGCTGGTGGCACCGGTTTCCCAGCTCGTGCGTGCAGCAACGTCCCTATCTCAAGGAGACTGGAGCCAGGAGGTTGATACCCAACGCACCGATGAAATTGGGGTTTTGGCCCAAGCGTTTGACGAAATGCGATCGCAACTGAAGCAAGCACAAAAGGATTTGGAACAAAAGATTGCTGAGCGCACTCAGGCTCTGCAGGAGTCTGAGGAAAAATTCTCCAAAGCTTTTCGCCTTTCGCCTGAGCCGTTGGCGATCGTGGCCTATGAATCAGGACAGATCCTGGATGTCAACGATAGTTTTTTAACCCTCAGCGGCTACATCCGCGAGGAAGTCATCGGTAAAACTGGGATTGAACTCAATCTCTGGGCTTGTCCTCAGGATCTAGAGACTGCCATTTGCTACATTGAGGCGCAAGGTACGGTGCGCAATATGGAAATCCAGTATCGGATCAAGTCTGGCACTTTGCGCACGGTCTTATTCTCTGCTGAAGTGATTGAACTGAACCGTGAGCCTTGTGTACTCTGCGTTCTCAGCGACATTACCGAGCTTAAGCAGGTGGAAGCTGTTCTGCAGGAGGCTAAAACCGCCGCCGAGTCAGCTAATAAGGCGAAGAGTACATTCTTAGCTAACATGAGCCACGAGTTACGAACGCCCCTCAATGCCATTCTTGGCTTTACGCAGTTAATGCAGCGCAATTCTGCCTATGCCGCCGCCACGCCAGAATTAACCATCATCAGCCGTAGTGGGGAACATCTGCTGGCCTTAATCAATGACATTTTAGATATGTCAAAAATTGAAGCAGGACAGACGACCCTAGATCTAGCCACCTTTGATCTTGCTGCCCTCTTAAAAACTCTAGAGGGTATGTTAAGGCTGCGAGCTAAGTCTAAAGGGTTGTTGCTTACCTTTCAGAACTACACCTCAAAACCCTATTATCTAATCGGGGATGAACAGAAACTGCGGCAGGTGCTGATTAATCTCCTGGGCAACGCCATTAAGTTTACCGATCGCGGCTCCGTGACTCTTGAGGTCATCCCCCAAGAACCCCCCACTCCCTCAGACTATCCTTCAGAGCATCACGTGCTCCTACAGTTCACCATCAGCGACACGGGATCAGGGATTGCCGAGGAAGATGTCGCGCGACTATTTGATCCCTTTGTGCAAACCACCGCAGGGCGGCGATCGCATCAGGGTACAGGGCTGGGGCTAGCGATCAGCCAAACCTTTGTGCAGTTGATGGGAGGAACGATCCAAGTCCATAGTGTGGTGGGTCAGGGCAGTCAATTCCAGTTTTGTATTCCCATTCAGCGGGCTACCGCAGCCGATATCCAAGCTACCCAGCCCCCGCGCCAAGTGGTCGGTCTAGCGCCCAATCAGCCTCGCTACCGTATGTTGATCGTGGATGAAGTTCCTGAAAATCGTCTACTTCTACGGGCTCTGCTGGAACCTATTGGGTTTGAGATTATTGAAGCCCATCACGGCCAGGCAGCGATCGCCCAATGGCAAACCTACGCGCCCCACCTGATTTGGATGGACATGCGTATGCCGGTGATGGATGGTTATGAAGCTACGCGCTTGATCAAGTCTACGCCTGAGGGAAAAGACACTATCATTATTGCCCTCACAGCTAGCGCCCTGTCCCAAGATCGAGAGAAGATTTTGGGCATCGGCTGTGATGATTTCATCCGCAAGCCCTTTCGGGAAGCTGAGATCTGGGAGGCGATCGCCCACCATTTGGGCGTGGTTTATGTCTATGCCGATCAACGCTCATCCGGTCGAGACAGCGCCAACTCAACGACCTCCCAGCAGGTAGCGGCGGATGACTTGCGGATCATGCCCCAAGCCTGGATCGAGCGCCTCCATGCCGCTGCCATCAGCGGAGATGATGTTCTAGCCCTGCAGCTCGTGCAAGCTATACCAGCAGATCAGCAGAGGTTAGCGATCGCCCTCACCGAGTTGATTCAGACCTTTCGCCTCGATACCCTGAGTGATCTGACCCAAGACATCGCCGCATCACCAGATCGGGGAGAACAGCGTTGA
- the ribD gene encoding bifunctional diaminohydroxyphosphoribosylaminopyrimidine deaminase/5-amino-6-(5-phosphoribosylamino)uracil reductase RibD: MDASSLLDVDQSMMQRCIDLAQSAAGRTAPNPLVGAVVVRDRHIVGEGFHPQAGQPHAEVFALRAAGDRAQGATVYVNLEPCNHYGRTPPCTEALINAQVARVVVGMVDPNPKVAGTGIARLQQAGIDVMVGVEEAACQTLNEAFVHRILHHRPFGILKYAMTLDGKIAATGGHSAWVTGSAARTHVHQLRSRCDAVIVGGHTVRQDNPRLTSHGQSDRNPLRVVLSRSMALPMEAHLWHTDQAATLVITETGQAPDRQDHLRRQGVEVVELAELTPAAVMHHLYDRDHLMVLWECGGVLAAKAIADGAIQKVWAFVAPKIIGGSQAPSPVGDLGLTQMTEAIALERMSWQLIGSDLLIEGYLHP, translated from the coding sequence ATGGATGCATCCAGTCTCCTAGACGTTGACCAAAGCATGATGCAGCGCTGCATAGACCTGGCCCAGTCTGCCGCCGGACGCACAGCTCCCAATCCCTTAGTGGGCGCGGTGGTGGTGCGCGATCGCCACATTGTCGGGGAAGGTTTTCATCCCCAGGCTGGCCAACCCCACGCAGAAGTATTTGCCTTGCGGGCAGCCGGCGATCGCGCCCAAGGGGCCACGGTCTACGTCAACCTAGAACCCTGTAACCATTACGGACGGACGCCCCCCTGCACCGAAGCCTTGATCAACGCACAGGTAGCGCGGGTGGTAGTGGGGATGGTGGATCCTAATCCTAAAGTGGCGGGAACTGGAATCGCTCGGCTGCAGCAGGCGGGAATTGACGTAATGGTGGGCGTGGAAGAGGCAGCTTGCCAAACCCTCAACGAAGCGTTTGTGCATCGTATCTTGCACCATCGTCCCTTTGGTATCTTGAAATATGCTATGACCCTGGATGGCAAAATTGCCGCAACGGGCGGTCATAGCGCCTGGGTGACCGGTTCCGCAGCCCGCACCCACGTCCATCAACTGCGATCGCGCTGTGATGCGGTGATTGTAGGCGGCCATACGGTGCGGCAAGATAACCCTCGGTTGACCAGCCACGGTCAGAGCGATCGCAATCCTCTGCGGGTGGTGCTCAGCCGTTCCATGGCATTACCCATGGAAGCCCATCTTTGGCATACGGATCAGGCGGCCACCTTAGTGATCACAGAAACAGGGCAAGCCCCTGACCGGCAAGACCACCTGCGTCGCCAGGGCGTTGAGGTGGTGGAATTAGCAGAACTTACCCCGGCGGCAGTGATGCACCATCTCTACGATCGCGATCATCTGATGGTGCTGTGGGAATGTGGTGGGGTGTTGGCAGCAAAGGCGATCGCTGATGGAGCTATTCAAAAAGTGTGGGCGTTTGTTGCACCGAAAATTATTGGTGGCAGCCAAGCTCCTTCACCGGTGGGTGACCTAGGGCTGACGCAGATGACAGAAGCGATCGCCCTTGAACGCATGTCTTGGCAGTTGATTGGATCAGATCTGTTAATTGAGGGATATCTGCATCCATAG
- a CDS encoding Fic family protein — translation MDILTECDDLKTQLDALRPLDPDLLKNLRDVYTVRLTYNSTAIEGNTLTETETQIVIEKGITIGGKSLQDHLEIINHAEALDLVRDLAQANTPITEWEIRQIHSLVCKGENRAGTYRIVNVMAAGTNYRYPDAIQVPDLMADFSGWLSQPHSLHPIEVATEIHARLVTIHPFTDGNGRVARLLMNLHLLRTGYPLAIVQAADRVAYIDAVVAWQTGNPQPLFHLVANCVKLSAVEILSLAS, via the coding sequence ATGGATATCTTGACAGAGTGCGATGATCTCAAAACCCAACTCGATGCTCTGCGACCCTTAGACCCTGACCTTCTCAAAAACCTACGAGACGTCTATACCGTTCGCCTCACCTACAACTCTACTGCCATTGAAGGCAACACCCTCACCGAAACCGAAACCCAAATCGTGATCGAAAAAGGCATTACCATCGGCGGTAAATCCCTTCAAGACCATCTAGAAATTATCAACCATGCCGAAGCCCTTGATCTTGTGCGCGACCTCGCCCAAGCTAATACCCCCATCACCGAATGGGAAATACGCCAGATTCATAGCCTAGTCTGCAAAGGTGAGAACCGTGCAGGTACCTACCGCATCGTTAATGTCATGGCTGCAGGCACCAACTACCGCTACCCCGACGCCATTCAAGTACCCGACCTCATGGCTGATTTCAGTGGCTGGTTATCCCAACCCCACTCGCTGCATCCCATCGAAGTCGCCACCGAAATCCACGCCCGCTTGGTGACCATCCATCCTTTCACCGACGGCAACGGTCGAGTTGCTCGCCTGTTGATGAATCTCCATCTCTTGAGAACGGGTTATCCCCTCGCTATTGTGCAAGCTGCTGACAGAGTTGCCTACATTGATGCTGTGGTGGCTTGGCAAACTGGTAACCCCCAACCTCTATTCCATCTGGTGGCTAACTGCGTAAAACTATCGGCCGTGGAAATTCTCAGCCTAGCCAGCTAG
- a CDS encoding DUF2283 domain-containing protein, which translates to MKLTVHKDDDALYLRLDDTPIIESEEVSDGIILDYNADGKVVGIEVLYISQRSPNSWQHILLETTV; encoded by the coding sequence ATGAAGTTAACTGTTCATAAAGACGATGATGCCCTGTACTTGCGCCTAGATGATACCCCCATCATCGAGTCCGAAGAAGTAAGCGATGGCATTATTTTAGATTACAATGCTGATGGTAAAGTGGTTGGCATTGAAGTGCTTTACATCAGTCAACGCAGTCCTAACTCCTGGCAACACATTCTTTTAGAAACAACGGTTTAG